From Streptomyces sp. HUAS MG91, the proteins below share one genomic window:
- a CDS encoding argininosuccinate synthase-related protein, whose protein sequence is MSIPHGPLIRSFADLTDGPLDRHRPVVTLFSGGLDSTYLLHRLARAGFTDVHAFSADLGAGEDADELRHTTDHLGVRLHLVDARHTFADSFVRPAIAAQAVYLDTHPVSSSLSRPLIARLALDLATELDAAAVVHTANPSQNTLRRLNGALDLLGCAVPYGSPYDLDPVDREQKARELEEIGLPHLGKRVASVDANLWCREFESGVLDDPEDHTVPEHLYTWTARPAEPPADETVEIAFARGVPTALDGRPLPLPELIEALNLRAGAHGIGRYSGLEHLPGGHKVLELREMPAAALLLRTYRHLETATLAAETVREKMHLEQVWVREALEGRWFGELRTACQEFITSCATRVTGTVRWRLSRGSAHTRAITAAAPVYVRDREAWERRSRPGPGPGPRP, encoded by the coding sequence GTGAGCATCCCGCACGGGCCGCTGATCCGCTCGTTCGCGGATCTCACCGACGGCCCGCTCGACCGGCACCGGCCGGTGGTGACCCTGTTCAGCGGCGGCCTGGACAGCACCTATCTGCTGCACCGGCTGGCCCGCGCCGGCTTCACGGACGTGCACGCCTTCAGTGCCGACCTGGGCGCGGGCGAGGACGCCGACGAGCTGCGGCACACCACCGACCACCTCGGGGTGCGGCTGCACCTCGTGGACGCCCGGCACACCTTCGCCGACTCCTTCGTCCGCCCGGCGATCGCCGCGCAGGCCGTCTACCTGGACACCCATCCGGTCAGCTCGTCCCTGAGCCGCCCGCTGATCGCCCGCCTCGCCCTGGACCTGGCCACGGAGCTGGACGCGGCGGCGGTCGTCCACACGGCGAACCCGTCCCAGAACACGCTGCGCCGCCTCAACGGCGCCCTCGACCTGCTCGGCTGCGCCGTGCCGTACGGCAGCCCGTACGACCTCGACCCGGTCGACCGCGAACAGAAGGCGCGCGAGCTGGAGGAGATCGGGCTGCCGCACCTGGGCAAGCGGGTCGCGAGTGTCGACGCGAACCTGTGGTGCCGCGAGTTCGAGTCGGGCGTTCTCGACGACCCGGAGGACCACACGGTCCCCGAGCACCTGTACACCTGGACGGCCCGCCCGGCCGAGCCGCCCGCCGACGAGACCGTGGAGATCGCCTTCGCGCGCGGTGTGCCCACGGCCCTGGACGGCCGCCCGCTGCCGCTGCCCGAACTGATCGAGGCGCTCAACCTCCGGGCGGGCGCCCACGGCATCGGCCGTTACAGCGGCCTTGAACACCTGCCCGGCGGCCACAAGGTCCTCGAACTGCGGGAGATGCCCGCCGCCGCACTCCTCCTGAGGACGTACCGCCACCTGGAGACGGCGACGCTCGCCGCCGAGACCGTCCGGGAAAAGATGCACCTCGAACAAGTCTGGGTGCGCGAGGCCCTGGAAGGCCGCTGGTTCGGCGAACTACGCACCGCTTGCCAGGAGTTCATCACCTCCTGCGCCACCCGAGTCACCGGCACCGTGCGCTGGCGACTGTCCCGAGGCTCCGCACATACCCGGGCGATCACCGCGGCCGCCCCCGTGTACGTACGGGACCGTGAGGCGT